DNA sequence from the Daphnia carinata strain CSIRO-1 chromosome 8, CSIRO_AGI_Dcar_HiC_V3, whole genome shotgun sequence genome:
GAAAACAAGtctatttttggtttaagtaaTTTCTACATTCACTGAAAAAGACATTTCGCGGtgatttgtttccaaaataagTTGACATGTTCTGTTAGATGAAGAATCTCTCACTGCTATGACGTACGTTAATGAGCAACAGAAAACTCAAGGTATTCCACGTAACCTCTTTGAATTTAGTACCCCACCACTAGCACGGTccgtaatgtttttttttaatgttcatCATTTGAATGAAGCCTTCCACAATCTTCAATAAAATGCTGCACTGCGTCGACGAGTTCGCAGACTTTTGAAAGGGCACGGTTGTACTCGAATAACCGTGGTTTCCAGCTGTCAAAGTCTTCAaatattaatgaaaaaaatatgtaataggattttctttttttttttttcataagtTGAGTTCCCTTCTGCATTTTCTTTgcagatttctttttaaatttttctagcTTCACGTGCATACATAAAAATAGAACCCTCTACAGGGAAGGTGATTTTCAACAATTATTTCTAGACAACGAGAAACGAGGCAACGGAGATAAACGCTATACGGGATTCTTCCTAGATCATGCGCGGGATACATTcctgattttaaaaattcgttcGCTCACTGCTGCGGAAACAGTCGCATTTCTTTTCTGATGCAACCTGGCGCAAACCCTGACATCCCTACCTTcctaaatgaaaaagaacgatCCTACATTTATTGGCTACTTTCTGTACCGAATACGTTATTGTGATTGATGATGATTAAAGAGAAACACTGCATAAATATGGTGCGTTAAGAACAAATCTGATCAGGGCTACTCTTAATTACCGATCAAATGAAGTGCTTACAGGTAGAATTCGAGGAGCGTCAGTCCATGTCTTGTGGCATCGCATCAGATCCGCCTCGGAGGAACGCCTCTGTTTCTCCGGTTTCGGCTTAGCATCTCGTACTTGATTTTTACTGGGAATTTCATGTTGACCACATgcacgaaattctttttcattgtgAACGATTCCCAATGGCAGCGAAAACGAATTTTCAGGTGCCTCTTCCAGCACCATCTGACTGTTTTTGTCTTCCCTCAGCCGAATGCTCTTTCTGTTTGAACACTGGAAGCTGTTGTTCCGCTTGATGCAGGATTTTCTCAAACCACCTAATTGAAATAGAACATAATTCACGGGtagaaggaaacaaaactGTTTTAATCATATTTCAATGCAATACCTCTGGTAAGTTGTTGATGGCTGTCGGGCTCGATTGAAAGACGAACTTGTGGACATTGTTGAATCGTCGTTAAAACAGAAGGATTGTTTGAAGATTGACGATAACTCGGTTCTTTCGGACTCATTCTGACGCTTCGGCTGCAAGATGAAAATACCAACTGTGAACTGACACGAGACGACCTGGAATTCTGGATCGCTGTCCTCGTGCCAGCCATCATCATGTTGTTCGGTCCGGCACGGAGACCGTTGGCGCTGCTAGAGAAACTTTGTTGGCGCAGGATCTGCCGTACGGAAAATCTGAACTGCGGGCTGGAAAATCCGTACACGAGCGGATCGAAGACGATGGCAGTCTTGGCAAGGAATGCCGGAATCGAAGTCACCATAGGTGACAGCTTCAACTGGCCGTCTTCACCGACTGGCGCAAACTGGCCAATCAGGCTAACAATGGTGTAGGGCGTCCAGGCAGTGAAGCAGAGGATCGCCAGCGATAAAATGATGAGCGCAGCTCTGACATCCGTTTGCCTCCGTCTTTTACGGAACGATACTGTCGATTTGCTGAATGATGTCGTACCATCGCTGGTCGTAACCAATCGAGTGATCTCCCTGGACGAGCGTAAAATAAATCGAAAAATAGCCGCATAGCAGAAGGTTAACACGGAGACGGGCAGGAAGAATCCGAAAAATAGGAGGTAAAAATAATAGAGTCGGTTGGACAGCGTCCTCGATGAGTAATCCCAAGAGCAGGTCACCAACACTCCTTCCGGCAGGTAGGATGACCATCCAAACAGCAAAGGTGGAGAAACGAGAGCTGCGCAATGCAGCCAGATAGCAGCACAAGCCTGTCAGATTCAACGAGATTTAATTGTTCTTACGTCAtatgaaacaaagaaaagaatatcAGAACCATTGGGAGCTAATGATTTAAAATTACCCTTTGCGCTTGTCGGCGTGTAATGCGCCACTTGCCAACGACCGGGCGGCAGCTGCTCGAAGTGATGACGATGTAACGTTCACACGCGATGGCGGATAGGGTGACGATGCTGTTGAGTCCGAAGAAGGCCACGCCCATACCGTACAAGTTGCAacctaaaaaaacaaacaaataaaacagatTATTAAAGATGTTTATGTTCATTAAAATCGGTTGGGTGGTACACAAATGAGATTAAAAATATTCTCATATATCGACGTCAACATCAAGTTGTTTTCATCAATATGTACAGTGCACGTGCAGTCTTGGCGTCTGTCGATCTTGCCAGTTTATAAAGTTCGCATTCGATTATCGTGCACCGAGAACAACTAGTTTCCAATCCGCAGAGAGGGAACACGTTATTATTTCCCCATTCTCccttgatttgttttcttctttcaaaagacAAAGATAGAGCGAGTAAACAAAACGGCACGTGGCACCGATGAAACGAAAAGCTCGTGAGATGTACAGTACAGCTAATCGATCCTGCATCCTCTTCGGTACTCGTGATTTCACAGTCGTGTATATCGCCGCATCAAGGCAACACGCCTTTCTAACGTCACGTGTATCTCACTCGTTTGTaggcgtctttttttttcagtataACCTGCtctatcatttttttctggggAACCATGGAGACCCGATGACTCGGAGAGCGTTAGCTGAAACGCCTACCCACTTGCGTATAAGGGACACCAATCttaaaattggaaaaagatACATTCAGAATGAAAAGACAACCGGTCGGGACGTATTGAAACTTTTTAACGAACCTACCTAAAACGTGTAGGTTGTGTTTTCTGTAAATCAACTTGTGAAAAATGTTCGGAACAACTTCACTGGGCTACCAATTGAAATAGAATCGACAATtatctgaaaaagaaatgacccCGAATCCAAATTGAATTGAACTTGAAGCCTAGGCCGTACTCGCCAACGAATAAAAATCTATTGAAACCTTTTCCTGTTACATTCCAAATGCGCTGGATTATTTTAATAACAAATAttagaaatttaattttaaaagagAACGTCAATAAAACCCATACAATATGGAattgagaagaaaaagtgtTCGTATTTGATGAGAATTGAATACAGACTCGGTGGATGGATGAAGACGCATTCAAATTTGACTTCCGGATGCACATTGTGTAATTTGTTGCTGACACTAGCAACATCAAATATGACAATGGCAACAAACGGACCTATCTGGCGGGATACGAATATGATATCTGTCTAACGCACAACACTTTCTTCTGCAGATACAGCTCTCTTTATCGAAGTTTGGCACACTGCTTTTATTAACAAAAGGCTCCCTTATTTACAGATCGCTAAAAATTCGCGTATTAAACAAGTTCTTTCGTACAGAGTGCGTTTTGCATTCGCTACCTTTTAGACTAGCATAGTCGGCTTTAAAAGTTGCTCTGACATTAGCTCCTTATTCTAAGCATTTCTACTCTCCATTCCTGTTATTCGACTGCCGTCTCGGAATGTTTCCTATTCTTGAACTGAAAAGCCGCGCTTCTCCTCATTAAGCAGCTCACATCTTCACTATTTGTTTGCAAGAAATGGATGCAAAAGCAAAGGGAACGACGACGGATCCTCTGAATGTAAACGAGGATCGATGAGATGAGTGGAAGTGGTGCTCCAAGTTTGGAACAAGAATACGCGCTCCACTGTTTTGAGTCAACGTTAAGCCAGCCACTCATCATCAGCGTCACAATAGTTTCAGCAAGTTTCCAGTTCGTTTAGACATAATCCATAGGCTTCCGAGCATTGAAGAGTACacttatctttctttttttttcagctcgCATTAGCTCTATTAACACTGCGGGCTTTCGCTCCGATATCTCAGTTTCACTTAACAAATTAATCTTAACAACGAAATGATGAATGATTGAACGCATCCTACTTTCAGCCGCGCCATTTCAATTTAACTCAAACTGACGATAGTAAACTTAACCGTCTTAAATGCTCTAATTTTAAAGGATTGTCATCTTTGCATTACCATAGGATCGTTAAACAGAGCGTACCTGATTGACCAAAGGACCAACGGCCCCGAAAAGCTGAGTAGACGGCCAACGGATGCAAGCAACAAGCGAGAAAATCGCAAATGGTCAGGTTAATGATGAACACGTTAGCCGGGGTCCTCAAGCGTTTGAATcttggaagagaaaaaaaaaacccaaaatcACACTACGTACGGGATGCAATTAAACGTCATTAAGCGTACCTTGAGAAGATGTAAAGAATTGTTGAATTGGCGGTGAAGCCGAAGATGACAATAAGACTGAGAAGGACGCCAAAAGCAACATGAACTTCTCTTGGTATAACGCCCTGCTCCAGAAGTGTGCGTTGTTCCGGCGTCCACAACAATAGATCCCAATTGTCCCAGTCGATTCTTGACGTCCCGTTAATCACATCATTAACACTAAGCTCAGTGGTGGTGGGCATCCAAAAATCCTCCTCGTCTTTgccattcttcatttttgctgTCAGACGTCGGGATCTCTAAGGTTTTGCTTCAACTTGGTGATACTGACACAGCACTGGATGATTGGCAACAACTGCGTTAGTACAGATCCAGAAATCGAGAAATAGGTGCTTACTGTCATTGATGTTCTGATTGTTCCAATCCATATTGACATCAGCACCAATCAGCCACCATCAATCTGGAACAGTCGTTGGCGGTCCGTTACAGGGGTATGCAAGTTGAACTTCCCGAACGTGAGTTAGCGATTCTTTTTAAAGGGAAGGATGAGAGACAAATTGAAGAGCCCGCTGTGTATGTGTGGGAGACGATGCGCGCGCATGCCTCATTGCAATTACATTTTGTAAATGAATTGAtcaatttcttgttgttgttgtcagCCTGGCCTTAAAAatccatttgaaaaatttgtttcgttACGTGTCTACATCTGTTTTCATATACATGGGTCGACGGCTCTAATTACAACATCTAGTACAAGGAGATTAAAAGGGTACGTCATGAAAACTCCTCTGCTATATAGTACAGAAACCTGGCTGTTCCTACAAAATTTGAGTATgcaaattttataaaaataatttcttacTAGCTCCTGTGATCATAGTTTTGCATACTGATGTGGCATTCTCGATCCAGGTGATAGGAACTTTTGGGTTTCCGcagtaaaatagaaaatgaatgaTAAAATTCTAAGGTCAAAGATTCATTTCTAGTTCGTGAAACCTGTGATCGTTAgcgaagaggaaaagaaaacgaagatcAATGAAAGCAAACCACAGACACAATACTAACAAACAGCTGAATTTTGGTTGGCTGAActaaaagggaaacaaaagaggaaaaatgaaagggtGACACATCGACAATAAAGAAACCAAAATTACTCAACGGAGAGAGGCGAGGACGGGGCTCGATCGATTATTGAAAGATTGACACCGTGCAAAGGTTTTCCCAATCAACAATCTTCAATAATGTTTAGGACGTGTAGCAGGTCAGATACGAATTCCCATTCACGATCAATGGGTGGACACCTAAAGAAATAAAGTCCACAGAAAATGCGATCGCCTTTGTATGACACTCCGATTTCTTACGAGCCGATATGAGATTTCCAATCGTTACgttgaattctttttcgcCTACCCATAGCAACTGTTGTCAATGATTCGATTACACGCAAGCAAACCAGCAAAATCATTCGCGTGCTTCATCGGAATCTGTTCTATACAATCCAATGACACAAACGTTCTGTGCGCTCGTATTCCTTCGGCACACGCGTTCGCTATTGGCTAGACTAGTGAACACGGGCAGAATCATTGATTTACCACCATGGCAggttttttcttacaaaaagATATTAGATTTTacaacctttaaaaaatacttCAAAGACTTCGGCGGGAAGGTACGTATTTAGTGGCATCCACCAAAatgggaggggaaaaaaatcgttgaaaattttaaacatcaAAAGGTCTGATTGCATCGACTTCTTCGGGGACCACTACGCGGTATTAATCAACATACAACGAATCTTTCGCAACCCTTTCGTCTACATTGTCCATCATCCAGATTCGTCGATAGTTGCGTAAGCGATATGAATGGGATTTGGCGAGTTGACGTGGAACTTACATGAAAATGGGAAGGATAATAAAAAAGCGGATAAAGAGGCATTGAGTAATTGAACCCAAAGTAGAGGATTTTGACATGATAGTATCTACATTGGAACGGACACGCGGCAAGTAAAATACTGGCCctataaagaaaaacgacgtAAACCACAAACACCTACCAGGGAACTTAGCTAGTTGAAATTCTGGatgaaaatttattattttaacacGCCCCTTTAGAACGAAATGGCAACTGTGGGTGTTTGATTGTCTTCTGTGTACAATGGACTGATAACATAACGAAGTAGCTGAACCCAGTAATTCGACTTCTACTTCTAATGCCTTGCAATTTTATGGAGAACAACGTTAaactaaaaacgaaacaaaacgcTTACATGACTTTTCCGCTTCTTAAGTGTAAAAAGATGCGAAAATTTCAACTCAAAAGTCTGTCACAGAAAACTCTTATCAGTTTCCGAAGGCAGTAGGATATCGGGAAAAAGATGGTACCTTGCAAGGGTTAAACACTGGTAGACAGGCATGAGTCGATTCATCTGTTTCCTCAAGATTGTTTTTGCTGCAACTTCTATTGAAAGAAAGACTTCCGTTCACCTGCACAGAAGAccctatatttgaaataagaaTGAAATTGACAATTCATTGCTAAGGACAGGCAAACGATGAATAGTATTTGTTACCTTTCGATGAGATTTGTATTGCATCAGAAAGCGTTCGCTCAGTAACGTAAGTAGTCGATCCCGTGCATCGGCGAGAACGAGGTAAGAATCCGCGTGGCGTAGTATAACTCTTGAAACCGTAAGCAACAGGTGCCCATGCGTCTGTTGTGCCCACACAGGTCGGAGTCGCATTGTTAAGCCGGAGTTTCGGCTTAGTAGCTTGGCTCTCTGTAGAAGACTCTCCAGGGAATCGGTTAAACCTTATCGGACGCGTAAACtgtatcaaagaaaaataatcgcAAGAGCGACATGATAAGGGTTGTTTGGATGTCCAAAGAATAGGCTTTACATCGAGAAGACTGTCGGATTCACTGCTGCTCATGTCCTCCGTATTTGCATGATCCGCCAACGTCGTTTGCTGTCGCTGGGTGTAGGAACGTAATTTTTTAAGTAACTTTTCTTTGGCATctacaaataaaataatataaacgTGAAATTTTTGAACTAACAGAGAAGCTGCTGAGTTACTTAATGAGGTAGTTAAAAATTCAGGACAATCTTTGacaatttctttaaatgtatCCTGTAGAGTTGCTTTAACCATCTGAAAAAATTCACTAGCATCATGTTGGTCATTAGAATTGCTCTTTTCTATCAGCTGATTGGGAGACTCTGCTTTGCAAAACTAACTGGTTaacaagcaaaaatgaaaaaaatgaaaaaagaaaaagaaccttGGGGTGACTGCCATAATGGGTTGTCAGAACTTTCAGTACGATGAACACAAAGCAGGTTGCTTTGTAGTTTTGAACTATCCAAATTTTTCCTATATTTCTTACTCACAGGTTGCAGAGAACAATGGTTAATACTGCTGgtagtttttctttgaacATAACAATGTTTCAATGGAATACCCAAATCTCCCTAGAGGTTTAacacaaacatttttattgCTAGAAAGTCTATcaaatggcattttttaagtACCAATGTAgatggatttttaaaatttaatggTAAAACAGTGTTTCCATGTGGGGATTCCTTCAGCTTCTTAGAAGCCTTAGATAAACATACTAAAagaatgcaatttttttttcatttagataATGATGGTAGAACTTACCAAAACTTTTGATGAACTTGGCTCGAAATGCTTTTCATATTTTGATTGGCTTTTGTTGAAATGCAGAGAtctattttttgtattcacaGCAATAACGGTTTCCTAATTGTTTGAAAGAATAAATTGTGTCAGATCATTTGAAGCACTGAGAAGCCTAATGTAGAATTGCCACGACAAAATTTACCGTCATCCCACTGCTTGTAGCAGCAGAGGTATACTGAGAGGCCTGACGTTTATTACTGATCGGCCTTACGACAggttcaattttcttcaaccTGTTGTTGCAGTACACGTTCTTGGGAGGCtctctattcatttttttttatagggaTCAAATGATTAACAAAGAGTTTGATAAGTCCGTTTGTAACTACAACATTTGCAGCAATTctgtaattaattttttactGATGTCCAAAATGGCTGACACATTTTTGAAACATGAAATATGGAGTAAGGGTTACCGATTAGCAAACAATCGAGAAACGGTTGGCGCAAAATAAGTCCCTAAACCGACATCGAGGACTTCTATCTTTTACTACCGTATTTTGAATACTccttaaaatgaaattagaaaaacGGGTTTCGAAGAAGAAATCACTGTTAAAAACTACGGGCTGGTTCATCTATCAAAATTACACATAGGTTTTACTGCCGACGATAACGCAATGGTGTCCTAAATCCCGCACAAAgtcttcattttcgttttgagCAAGTCGGCACGAGCAGGTTTTTAAAGGTTTTTTCGTTGCCTGTCTTTCCGCCGTACGATTCCGATTAACAACATTCACCATATAAGAAACGCGATttaattttcctattttttgcCCGGTTACTTGCCGGTACTACCAGTGACAACGTAACTAAACCTTTAACGTAAAAAACTTGAACTATTTTCGACATTAAGTTTAACAAGTTTTCTTCAGTAACGACGAAAAACTAGTTTTAATCGAATGGTCTTTTAACGCCCTTTCCCAACAACGACGAAGTTTAAACGTGACAACCCCATATAATTTGAGATTAAATGGAAACGCTTTGCGTTAATTACGACGAttttatatttgattttttaatgtatAATAGCAAAGCAATAAAAGCACCGAAAGGAACGATTCAAACTGGCGACATTCTGGAAATTACAAGAATCATAACCAAGTTCTTCACCAAGGCACTTGTTTGCAACTGCTGCACTTGTTCCAGTTCAGTTGATTCGAAAAACTTGTAATTAtaccattccttttttttttaatgaataagGAAAATCTATGTATTTCTTGATGAGTTTTGTGTGGTGTAAATGTAACGATAACAACCGCGATCACAGAAGCTCCAAACGACAAATAGGGTTGAGACAAATGAGGAGCAGATCCCATTTGGTTGTCGGCACCCAATTTGACGTAAATGCATCAAACGTGTCCCGGTTGTCAAACTCTCTAGCTTTTGCAGAAAGTTTCCTTTACATGTTTAGACAGATAAAAAGAACCCTAATGTTCCCTCCTTTGGTATAAGCATAAATAACGATATTTATTGCATAATCTCTTTGCAAAATACAGTATTAGGGAAAGACAGTATTTATACAGTTTACAAGTTTTGAAAATGGAAGGAAAGATTTGCTGTTGTGGTTGAAACCCTTAGTTCTTTGGGCGAAGCCAATAAGGCACAACAGTCATTGGGACTTCGTAGGAGTTAAGAGTCTTAGTTCTTTGGCCGCTAAGACTGCTAATTCTATTCCCATTGGATGGGGCAGTATAAACTGAGTCGAAATACGAAGTAGACACATATTCTGGCTCTCTATATGCTGGAGCAGAATGTGCAGGAGTAGAGTAAGCAGGAGCAGAATAGGCCGGAGCAGAGTAGGCCGGAGCAGAATAAGCCGGAGCAGAGTAGGCCGGAGCAGAATAGGCCGGAGCAGAGTAGGCCGGAGCAGAATAGGCCGGAGCAGAGTAGGCCGGAGCAGAATAGGCCGGAGCAGAGTAGGCCGGAGCAGAATAGGCTGGAGCAGCGTAAGCTGGTGCAGAGTATGCTGGGGCAGCGTAAGCTGGAGCAGCATAAGCTGGAGCAGAGTAAGCTGGAGCGGAGTAAGATGGGGCGGAGTAAGATGGAGCAGAGTAAGATGGGGCGGAGTAAGATGGAGCGGAGTAAGATGGAGCGGAGTAGGAGCCAGTTGTGGATTCAGATTCATCGTACTTAGGATATTGGATTTCACTTTCCGTTTGGGCATTGGCCTCATATTTATCctcagatttttcttctttgtggGCATCAGAGCTGGCAGTCTAATTACATTGCAATAGATATTAGAATATTAACACGTTTGATCTTACTCATAACTGAAACTCACATCTAAAGACTTCTGCTCAGAAGACCCTTTATTCTTGTCGGCTTCAGCGTCTGATTCGCTTTTCTCCTTGGCATCGGcatcttcttcatcgtctCCACTATCATCGTCCTCCTCATCGGCATTGGCCTAAATAATGATAGAAACATGCAATTAAACAGCCAAACAAACCGGACAATGCGTTTTAGACAAGATCTAATTGAACTCACGTATCGTCTCTCTGATGCGTAATAAGTTGGCCCTCCGTACGAGAATTCAGAAGAGGCCATCTCGGACGACGTTTGGTAAGAATAAGCCGGGGAATTTGAATAACCCGCTACAGCGACGGCTAGTAGAGCAGCGAAAATGATGAGCTGATGGAAAAAATCACAAAACATTAGTTgggaaaattttcaaagattGCAAATTACAGATCGATAGCTGATTAGGAGTGTGTAAGTTCCATTATTTACCTTCATGTTGATTGAATAGTGAATTGGTTAAAGCAGTTGAATGACTGATGCCTCTAGTTCGGTTGCTGGCGATTTTATACCAAATCTAATCGGCGATTACAACGTATGGGAGGTGCTGTGTGTAATAGAATCGAGCGAAAGTAATCATATAAAAGAGGTTACCGGGATGAATAGCAGAAGGACGAGTTTTATTGCCACTACTAGTTGTATAGAGTATAGGTTTTGTTTgtcacacgcacacacacggagACGTGGACTAATTTGCCAATGTGAGTTGAAGTATGTCAAATAAACCTGTTTTGGTAGGTCGCAAAGTGCTGGTTTTTTTCGGGACTGTCTACAGACGATCACCTTAAGTATTGGTACACGAGTTCGTGAAGAAACACTAGCCCTGCCTCACATCCAGATCAATGCTGAAACATTGTTCGTGAattagaaaacatttttaaacacacccgttcaattgttttcttaataACGAGTGAAGAGAGAAATGAATTAAGTGAAAAATTATTTGGATTTAAAAGATTCGGGTCGAAGGGTAAAGCGTGATTTTTCTTGCTGGGTGATGAGCTCGTTACCTTACCCGCTCATCAAGTACCGGGGAATTAGgagtaaaagtaaagaaaagcTTTCAAATTTTGACAATAGCTTATACCATTCGTTGCTGTCTTGTTTATATCGATTGATACCTCGTGCAATCACGAAGCTCCTAGGCGACGTAAGATACAATATTTGCTTCCGGCTGAACATGTGACCCGTTTCAAACATAATTCTTACATAAATCGTGAATCAGGTGCCATTGCCGATAAGTTTATTGAAGATAAAACCAGCTGTTGCAGAATTCGCTTTCGTTGTTTTGTAACCAGTTATTGAAGTATCATCAGTTATTAATACGGCAAAATAAATGCGTTGAACCGGATCGAATCGTCATGGCAACGGACGCAGAAGCtggaaattgaattgaaatatACCGCATACATCTTACAACAATCCTGCGTTCACATTTAACCCTACATTAAGCAGATTATCAGAATATAACACTAAAGTCAATTCTAGTTTCGTACTTTTGCAGAACATTACGCCCCAATTATAACGCACCGAACTGGGATCCTAAGATGACTCAACAACgtacaaaatatttttcgcATTGATTATTTGAGCGAACAATAACATTTCACTGGTCGTTTTTGTGCATAATTTTTTGCTTCAATCCATTAGACCGTTGACCTCGTACTAGAACCGATTCTTCATCATTCATTTTTGTAGTGCAAACAGGCTGTCAAAAACGACCTAATGTCATATACTCTTCGAAACAGCTATTAACATATGCCGATCCATTCTCGCAAAAATGAGAGGATAAgtaagataaaaaataaaaataaaaaaagcggATTTAACCTTGGAAAACAGGTTTTAAGTAGGGGAAAGAAATTAATATCACAGGACGTTTTAGTTTATTCAAAGGTACATTGGACTGAATTTCCACTTGTTATGTATGCAAAATTCAGCAAACATTTCAATAGGATACGAAAAACGATTAAGGCTTGGTGAGCTGTCAATTTTTCAACCGCGTTTGCCTCTTCAATTTTTCACAGGGAAATGAAT
Encoded proteins:
- the LOC130703746 gene encoding uncharacterized protein LOC130703746 translates to MNREPPKNVYCNNRLKKIEPVVRPISNKRQASQYTSAATSSGMTETVIAVNTKNRSLHFNKSQSKYEKHFEPSSSKVLASKKLKESPHGNTVLPLNFKNPSTLGDLGIPLKHCYVQRKTTSSINHCSLQPVSKKYRKNLDSSKLQSNLLCVHRTESSDNPLWQSPQESPNQLIEKSNSNDQHDASEFFQMVKATLQDTFKEIVKDCPEFLTTSLNAKEKLLKKLRSYTQRQQTTLADHANTEDMSSSESDSLLDFTRPIRFNRFPGESSTESQATKPKLRLNNATPTCVGTTDAWAPVAYGFKSYTTPRGFLPRSRRCTGSTTYVTERTLSDAIQISSKGSSVQVNGSLSFNRSCSKNNLEETDESTHACLPVFNPCKVPSFSRYPTAFGN
- the LOC130703757 gene encoding uncharacterized PPE family protein PPE24-like; the protein is MKLIIFAALLAVAVAGYSNSPAYSYQTSSEMASSEFSYGGPTYYASERRYANADEEDDDSGDDEEDADAKEKSESDAEADKNKGSSEQKSLDTASSDAHKEEKSEDKYEANAQTESEIQYPKYDESESTTGSYSAPSYSAPSYSAPSYSAPSYSAPSYSAPAYSAPAYAAPAYAAPAYSAPAYAAPAYSAPAYSAPAYSAPAYSAPAYSAPAYSAPAYSAPAYSAPAYSAPAYSAPAYSAPAYSTPAHSAPAYREPEYVSTSYFDSVYTAPSNGNRISSLSGQRTKTLNSYEVPMTVVPYWLRPKN
- the LOC130703742 gene encoding melanopsin-like, which codes for MKNGKDEEDFWMPTTTELSVNDVINGTSRIDWDNWDLLLWTPEQRTLLEQGVIPREVHVAFGVLLSLIVIFGFTANSTILYIFSRFKRLRTPANVFIINLTICDFLACCLHPLAVYSAFRGRWSFGQSGCNLYGMGVAFFGLNSIVTLSAIACERYIVITSSSCRPVVGKWRITRRQAQRACAAIWLHCAALVSPPLLFGWSSYLPEGVLVTCSWDYSSRTLSNRLYYFYLLFFGFFLPVSVLTFCYAAIFRFILRSSREITRLVTTSDGTTSFSKSTVSFRKRRRQTDVRAALIILSLAILCFTAWTPYTIVSLIGQFAPVGEDGQLKLSPMVTSIPAFLAKTAIVFDPLVYGFSSPQFRFSVRQILRQQSFSSSANGLRAGPNNMMMAGTRTAIQNSRSSRVSSQLVFSSCSRSVRMSPKEPSYRQSSNNPSVLTTIQQCPQVRLSIEPDSHQQLTRGGLRKSCIKRNNSFQCSNRKSIRLREDKNSQMVLEEAPENSFSLPLGIVHNEKEFRACGQHEIPSKNQVRDAKPKPEKQRRSSEADLMRCHKTWTDAPRILPVSTSFDR